Proteins encoded within one genomic window of Streptomyces sp. NBC_01314:
- a CDS encoding 4-(cytidine 5'-diphospho)-2-C-methyl-D-erythritol kinase, whose amino-acid sequence MSVTVRVPAKVNVQLAVGGARPDGFHGLANVFLAVGLYDEVTATPADELTVTCEGPGADQVPLDRTNLAARAALALAERHGVEAAVHLHIAKDIPVAGGMAGGSADAAGALLACDTLWGTNASRDELLDICAELGSDVPFALVGGAALGTGRGEQLRPLDVGGPFHWVFAVADGGLSTPAVYREFDRLHAHDVVPEPVASQVLLDALAKGDVDALAAFLPGSNGLQPAALSLFPKLTDTLAEGLAAGALAALVSGSGPTTAFLARDADSARTIAEGLRASGTCRAARVAVSPAPGATVIPAAQP is encoded by the coding sequence GTGAGCGTCACCGTTCGCGTCCCCGCCAAGGTCAATGTGCAGCTCGCGGTCGGCGGTGCCCGGCCCGACGGCTTCCACGGCCTGGCCAACGTCTTCCTCGCCGTCGGGCTGTACGACGAGGTCACCGCCACCCCCGCCGACGAGCTGACCGTCACCTGTGAGGGCCCCGGCGCCGACCAGGTCCCCCTGGACCGTACGAACCTCGCCGCGCGGGCCGCGCTCGCGCTGGCGGAACGCCACGGCGTCGAGGCCGCCGTACACCTGCACATCGCCAAGGACATCCCCGTCGCGGGCGGCATGGCCGGCGGCAGCGCGGACGCGGCCGGCGCGCTCCTGGCCTGCGACACGCTATGGGGCACGAACGCCTCGCGCGACGAACTCCTCGACATCTGCGCGGAGTTGGGCAGCGATGTGCCGTTCGCTCTGGTGGGCGGGGCGGCCCTCGGGACCGGGAGGGGCGAACAGCTTCGGCCCCTCGACGTGGGCGGCCCGTTCCACTGGGTCTTCGCGGTCGCCGACGGCGGCCTCTCCACCCCCGCTGTCTACCGTGAGTTCGACCGGCTTCACGCGCACGACGTCGTCCCCGAGCCCGTCGCCTCCCAGGTGCTGCTGGACGCCCTCGCCAAGGGGGACGTCGACGCGCTCGCGGCCTTCCTGCCGGGCTCCAACGGCCTCCAGCCCGCCGCCCTCTCACTCTTCCCGAAGCTGACCGACACCCTCGCCGAGGGCCTCGCGGCCGGCGCGCTCGCCGCGCTCGTCTCCGGGTCGGGCCCGACCACGGCCTTCCTCGCCCGGGACGCCGACTCGGCCCGCACCATCGCCGAGGGGCTGCGCGCGTCCGGTACGTGCCGGGCGGCGCGCGTGGCCGTCTCACCCGCGCCGGGGGCGACCGTGATCCCGGCAGCCCAACCGTAG